The Pseudodesulfovibrio cashew genomic sequence AAAGCCGACCCAGACCTCCCGTGCGGAGACAGCCAGGATGGAGGTCACGTTGGGGTGGGGAAGCCCGTCGCGCCCGTTCCAGACCTGCCAACGGCTGCCGTCGAACCGGGCCACTCCTCCCATGGGGGCGGCATAGGACCCGGCCCAGACATTGCCCGCCTGATCCAGGGCCACGACCTGCACCTTGTCGTGGGGAAGCCCGTCCCGGCTCGTGAAACGGCGCACCGCGCTTGGGTCACCGTTCCACCCTGCGGGCAATCGGGCCAGGCCGCCGTAGAACGACGCCCAAACCGCCCCGCCCGGCTCGCGGCACAGCCCGGTGGCGAACACGCCGGGCAACCCCTCTTCCATGGTGAAGGAACGCCACCGCTTGCCTTCCAGCACGGACAAGCCGCCCGCGTGAGCCACCCACAGCCTTCCGGAGCCATCGTCCAACAGGGCGTTAACCAGCAGATTGGACTCCTGGCCCGGGATCTCCACCAGCGCGGCTCCGCCGTTGTCGTCCAGCCGAAACAGGCCGACGAGCCCACCGGCGTAGACGCCGTCCCCGAACGGGGCCAAGGCCCGGATGCCGCCGATATCACGCCAGACCTTCCATCCGGCGGGCGGCTCGGGCGGGCCTCCGGGGTCGACCAGATACACGGCGGCTCCCGCAAGCATTGCCACCCAGAGCAGGGAGAGCATTGGCCCCTTCAATCGTCCCATGAAATATACACCTCAGTATATCCCATACGATTTTCAGGTCCATGCGTCCACCCGCCGGGGCAATCCGGGAATATCTCCCAAAATGAAAAAGCCCGCCCCGCAGGATGCGGGGCGGGCTTTCAGCACTGTTTCGGCGCGCCGGTCTCTACCGGCTGAAATTATGCTCCATGATCTTGTCGTATTCACCGCTGGACTTGAGCTCATCGAGCGCCTGCTGCCATCGGGCTATGGTCGTATCCGGGACGTCACGGGAAAAAGCGAGCCACGCCGAGGACTCGGCGAACTTGCACTGGGTGCGCTCGAAGAGCGAAGGGTCCAGGCCCGCCTTGGAGACCATGTAGGCGTAAGTCCTCTCACCCATGAGCACCAGGTCGACACGCCCCTCCTCCAGTTTCTTGTAGCTGGAGTCGTAGCTCGGGCTGATGTCGAGATTTCGGAACCCCGCCGCAGCCAGGGCCTGATGCGTATAGCCGTCCTTGCGCACGGCGATCCGAGTCACCCGCTTGGCTTCCTCCAGGTCGGCGACCCTGACGTCGCTGCCCTTGCGGCAAAAGAAATAGTCGCCCTCGCTGAAGATGGGCCCCACCCACTTGAACAGCTTCTCGCGCTCGGGGATGCGGACAATGGCGAACAGGGCCTGCCCGGGCGAGCTGACCGCCTGCTCATAGGCGCGGAGCCAGGGCGCGGACCGGATAGGGTTGATGTCCCCGACCCGGGCCTGGATTTGCTTGACCACCTCAGGGGCGACGCCAAGCAACTCCCCGTTCACCTCATAGGCGAGCGGCGGATAGATAATGACCTGCATGTTGATCTCCTCGGCAAAAGCACCGAGGGGCAAAAGCAGGCTAACCAGAACGAAAAAAGGAAAATACCATTTCATGGACACCCTCACGAACGGATAATGTAAAGTAGCCATGGGATGTTGTCCACATACCAGCTCTACTTTATTTATCTGCACAAGTGCCCAGATGTTCAACCCTGCATCTTGTCGATAGCCCTCCGCAATTCCCCGGCCAGACCGTTGAGCCTTTCGATGGCGGCTGCGGACTCGCGCATGGAATCGGCGGTCTCTCCGGCGATGCGGTTTACGGTGTCCGTGGCTGCGTTGATCTGCTCACTGGTGGCGGACTGCTCCTCGGCCGCAGAGGCAATGGACTGAACCTGCACTGCGGCCTCGTCAGCCTTGGCCACGATGAGATTGAGCGATTCGCCGGACTGTTCGATCATCCGGCGGCACTCGCGCAACGCTTCTGCCGAATCCTCGGTGGACCGAATATTGTTTGAAGCGCTCTCCTGAATGGAATGGATGTACTCGCCCACCTCGTGGGTGGCGTCCATGGTCTTCTCGGCCAGCTTGCGCACCTCGTCGGCAACCACCGCGAAACCGCGCCCGGCCTCGCCGGCCCTGGCCGCTTCGATGGCGGCGTTGAGCGCAAGCAGATTGGTCTGGTCGGCGATGTCCGTAATCACGCCCATAATCGCGCCGATACCCTTGGCATGCTCGCCCAGATCGTCCATCTGGGCGCGCAAGCCCTCGGACTGCTCGTGCACGGCGCGCATCATCTCCACGGACCGGCCCACGATCTCGGCCCCGGAGCGGGCCAGTTCGCTGGTCTCCTCGGACATGGAGGCCGTGGACGAGGCGTTCCGAGCCACCTCGGTGACCGAGCTGTTCATCTCATCCATTGCCGAGGATGCCTCCATTGCTCGGTTGCTCTGCTCCATGGCCCCGTCGCTGGCGGTTCGGATCTTCTCGGCCAGGTCCCTGGCGGAGGCGGACACCGCCCGGGCGATCTCCGTGGCCTCGTCCGCGGCGGCTTCAATGAGCGCGTTTTTGTTCTCGACGGCTTCTTTCTGCCGCCGCTCCTCGGTCAGGTCCACCCAGATGGTGATGGCGCCCATGAGCTCTCCGTCCAAGTCATAGATGGGCGTTGCCACCACCTGCAGGATGACCTTGACGCCGTCGATGTCCCTGTCCAGTTCAAGCTCCCATTCGACCTGCTTGCGCCTGCGCATGGCAACCTGAGTGAGCGTCTCCCGCTTCAGGTCGTGGTAGACCACCTCGTTGAACAACTCCCCGAAATACTTGTCCGGTGTCTTGCGCTTGCCCAAAATATCCACGGCCGCCTGGTTGAGGTGCGTGACCCGGTTCTCCAGATCGACCACACCACAGGGAATTGTCACCCCGGCCAGCACGCCCCGGCTGAAGCCGAGCCGTGTTTTCATCTCGCGGACCATCTCCTTGACCGAAGCCATGGTCCGGCCGATGGCGTCGTCCGCGCCGTAATCGAAATCGCACTCGAAGTTGCCCTGGCCCACTGCCTGGGCTGTGGCCGCCAGCTTGTTCATGGGGGCCACCAGTTGGCGGCTGACGAACCAGATGATCAGCAGGGCGAGCCCCAGAGGGAGCGCCGCAGCCTCGGCAGCGCTGATCAGGATACGCCTGTCCACGCCCGAGAGCAGATCCGAGGTCTTTACGCTGGTCACCAGATAGGCGTCCCAGGGCTCGAACCGGACCACGCAAGACCAGACTTCGCTCCCGTCCGCCTGCACGGCGAAGGTGCCGCCCCGGGAGGACAGGGTCTCGTCGCCCAAAACCTTGTCGCGGACGGCTGCCGCAGCATGCTCATCCTCTGCCTTGACCGACTCCTGCCCGCCGTGGAGGAACACATAGGAATACCCTTTCCCGCCCACGTTCACCTTGCCTATGAAGGAAGCAAAATCAGCGGAGATCACCGGCCGCGCCACCTCAAGCGCGCCCATCACCTTGTCATCGAAATCGCGGACCGCCTCATAGGCCACCACGTACCACCCTCCATCCAGGGAGAGCAGCCCCTCGTAGCGCTTCCCGGCCAGGATCGCAGCGTAAGCCGGGTTGTCCGCCGGGATATAGCTGCCTTTGGCGGATTTGCCGTCCGGCCCGGGCATGGTCGTGGTCACCCGGATGAGCCGCTCACCGTTCAGTTGGAGCACCGAACAGACCGCCCCGGAAGTCTCGGCCATGGAATCCACCAGGTCGGTGGACTCGTGCAGGTACTTGGTTCCGAGCTTGAAGGCCGGGATGGTGACGTCCTCGGATGCGCCTGTCGCCTGATTGGTGATGGTCATGTCCACGTCGTAGAGCATCTCAAACATGGGCAGCCCACTGACGCCCATGGCCGACTTGAAAATGTTCAGATCCGAGATGATCTTTTTCCGCGCCAAGCGGTCCTGCATGGTCACGGTCTCGGCCAGGGTCGCCGAGATGTCGTTGAGGGAGGTTACGCCGTTTTCGAGATATTCGCTGCGTGAATTGATGAAGTTCACTCCGGTCATGCAGACGATGGTCAGAAGGACGATGCACACCGAGGCAATGGTAAGCTTGCTTTGGAACCCTAGAGCAATCATAATAACCGCCTGTAATGATTGATTTCAGCATTCTTGAGATTCAGCACATTAAGCACGATGAAGAAAAAATTGTAACAATTGGACGTTACAATTCGGCAACAAACGGACGGCAAGCTGCCGCCATCCTGCGGTGTGGAGCGAATCGAAATGATTCAGAAAGAAAAGAAGAAGGGAGAGCCCGAAGCGCTGCTCGGGCTAACGGCGGTTGCGACGCTTTTTCGCGGGAAAGGATTTCGTCCTGGGTTCCGGCTTGCGGCCCTTGCCGCCCTTCGGCGGCTTGCCGCGCGTGGGCATGAGCATGCCGTGCTGGCGAAGACGCTCGGCATCGGTCTTGGCTACCGGAATGGGGTTCCCATCCAAGTCGGTCCCTGCGTGGAACATGGCCGCGGCAGCCGTGCCCGGCAGAGGAATGAAACACTGCACCTGCTCCGGCTTCCAGCCCCGGGAACGGAGCCACTCGCCGAGTTCGCGCATGTCCTCGTCAGTACATCCGGGGAAGGCGCTCATGAGGTAGGGGATCACGTACTGGCGCTTGCCCGCCTTGCGGGACTCCCGGTCAAAGAGGTCGAGGAACTTCTCGAAGGCCGCGAACTTCGGCTTGCGCATGAGCTTGAGGACATGGTCCGAGCGATGCTCCGGCGCCACCTTGGCCTGGCCACCCACATAATTGCGAACCAGGCAACCCAGGGCTGGCATGTCCGTCAGTCCGAGGTCGATGCGCCAACCCGAGGCCACGCGCACATGCTTGACCGACGGCATGTCGGAAATGGCGTCCAGCAGCCCGACAAAGTCCTGCTGGGAGACCTTGAAGTGTTTACAAACAGCTGGCGCCAAACAGCTGGAACGTTTGCACTTTGATTGATCCGTATCGCAAACTGCACCCCACATGTTGGCGCTGGGTCCGCCCACATCGCTGATGGATCCGGTCCAGCCCGGCGTCCGGGTGACGGCCTCCACCTCGTTCAGGATCGACGCCCTGGAACGAGACCGGATACGCCGCCCCTGGTGCAGGGCCAAGGTGCAGAAGGAGCAGCCGCCAGCACAGCCCCGATGGGCGTTGATGGAGGTCTTGATCATGTCCGCAGCCGGGATGCGCTCGGTGTAGCTCGGGTGGGGCATTCGGGAAAAGCCCAGTCCGGCAAGCTCGTCCAGACCGGCGCAGTCCAGGGGTGGGCCGGGCGGCGTGACCATGACTATCCTGCCGCCGCACTCCTGAATTGCCATCTCCCTGTTCTGGTGCACCTGCTGCTCCAGCAGC encodes the following:
- a CDS encoding ligand-binding sensor domain-containing protein, translating into MGRLKGPMLSLLWVAMLAGAAVYLVDPGGPPEPPAGWKVWRDIGGIRALAPFGDGVYAGGLVGLFRLDDNGGAALVEIPGQESNLLVNALLDDGSGRLWVAHAGGLSVLEGKRWRSFTMEEGLPGVFATGLCREPGGAVWASFYGGLARLPAGWNGDPSAVRRFTSRDGLPHDKVQVVALDQAGNVWAGSYAAPMGGVARFDGSRWQVWNGRDGLPHPNVTSILAVSAREVWVGFGYFQEGGAARFGSDGGEWRLAETVPAALLAGPKVRSLFRDDAGRLWLGHEYDGITVLEDGAAVRRLTMDDGLPAREVMTMRRERSGGMWLGTLGGVVRIGPEAVERLFADDVTGSSP
- a CDS encoding substrate-binding periplasmic protein gives rise to the protein MQVIIYPPLAYEVNGELLGVAPEVVKQIQARVGDINPIRSAPWLRAYEQAVSSPGQALFAIVRIPEREKLFKWVGPIFSEGDYFFCRKGSDVRVADLEEAKRVTRIAVRKDGYTHQALAAAGFRNLDISPSYDSSYKKLEEGRVDLVLMGERTYAYMVSKAGLDPSLFERTQCKFAESSAWLAFSRDVPDTTIARWQQALDELKSSGEYDKIMEHNFSR
- a CDS encoding methyl-accepting chemotaxis protein — its product is MIALGFQSKLTIASVCIVLLTIVCMTGVNFINSRSEYLENGVTSLNDISATLAETVTMQDRLARKKIISDLNIFKSAMGVSGLPMFEMLYDVDMTITNQATGASEDVTIPAFKLGTKYLHESTDLVDSMAETSGAVCSVLQLNGERLIRVTTTMPGPDGKSAKGSYIPADNPAYAAILAGKRYEGLLSLDGGWYVVAYEAVRDFDDKVMGALEVARPVISADFASFIGKVNVGGKGYSYVFLHGGQESVKAEDEHAAAAVRDKVLGDETLSSRGGTFAVQADGSEVWSCVVRFEPWDAYLVTSVKTSDLLSGVDRRILISAAEAAALPLGLALLIIWFVSRQLVAPMNKLAATAQAVGQGNFECDFDYGADDAIGRTMASVKEMVREMKTRLGFSRGVLAGVTIPCGVVDLENRVTHLNQAAVDILGKRKTPDKYFGELFNEVVYHDLKRETLTQVAMRRRKQVEWELELDRDIDGVKVILQVVATPIYDLDGELMGAITIWVDLTEERRQKEAVENKNALIEAAADEATEIARAVSASARDLAEKIRTASDGAMEQSNRAMEASSAMDEMNSSVTEVARNASSTASMSEETSELARSGAEIVGRSVEMMRAVHEQSEGLRAQMDDLGEHAKGIGAIMGVITDIADQTNLLALNAAIEAARAGEAGRGFAVVADEVRKLAEKTMDATHEVGEYIHSIQESASNNIRSTEDSAEALRECRRMIEQSGESLNLIVAKADEAAVQVQSIASAAEEQSATSEQINAATDTVNRIAGETADSMRESAAAIERLNGLAGELRRAIDKMQG
- a CDS encoding YgiQ family radical SAM protein; this encodes MTTASIPIDQPAVLPMSRREMDALGWDELDILLVTGDAYVDHPSFGAALLGRWLVRHGYRVGIVAQPRWDRPDDVAAMGRPTLFAGVTAGSLDSMLAHYTAFRKKRSDDAYTPGGKAGARPNRAVIAYTNAVQRAFPGLPVILGGIEASLRRVSHYDFWADSIRRSVLLDAKATAITYGMAENSIVAVAEAIRDAEDRSIKGLRPLLATIPGLAVAGARKDIPDSFPVMELPSHEAILADPQALIQATLLLEQQVHQNREMAIQECGGRIVMVTPPGPPLDCAGLDELAGLGFSRMPHPSYTERIPAADMIKTSINAHRGCAGGCSFCTLALHQGRRIRSRSRASILNEVEAVTRTPGWTGSISDVGGPSANMWGAVCDTDQSKCKRSSCLAPAVCKHFKVSQQDFVGLLDAISDMPSVKHVRVASGWRIDLGLTDMPALGCLVRNYVGGQAKVAPEHRSDHVLKLMRKPKFAAFEKFLDLFDRESRKAGKRQYVIPYLMSAFPGCTDEDMRELGEWLRSRGWKPEQVQCFIPLPGTAAAAMFHAGTDLDGNPIPVAKTDAERLRQHGMLMPTRGKPPKGGKGRKPEPRTKSFPAKKRRNRR